TGCATAGGGGAGAATGATGGCAACTGCAGCAGAGCGCGGCGGCCTGCTCGGCCGGGTAAAGTCGCTGGACGCAATTCTTGCGACCGCCGAGAAGAAGGGGTTGCACCGTTCGCTAGGTGCGTTCCAGCTGACCTTGCTGGGGATCGGCGCCGTGATCGGCACCGGTATTTTCGTCTTGACCGCCGAGGCCGCCCAAAAGGCGGGCCCGGCCATGATGATCAGCTTCGTTATCGCCGGGGTGGTCTGCGCCGTTGCTGCGCTCTGCTATTCCGAGCTCGCCTCGATGGTGCCCGTTGCGGGATCCGCCTACACTTACACGTACGCGGTGATGGGCGAGCTGTTCGCCTGGATGGTCGGTTGGGCCCTGATCCTTGAATATGCAATCGGAGCCAGCGCGGTCGCTGTCGGCTGGTCCGGCTATTTCGTGGGATTGATGAAGAGTTGGGGGATAATCATTCCGCCGGCGCTTGCCGCAGGCCCATTCGGCGGAGGTGTCTTCAATCTCCCGGCAGCCGTGATCGCCGGTTTGGTCACCGTTCTTCTCATTGTCGGCACCAAGGAAAGCGCGCGCTTCAACGCCGTGCTCGTGCTCGTGAAAGTCACCGCGCTCACGATCTTCTGCATCCTCACCTTGCCGATCCTCAAGGGCGAGCATTTCACGCCGTTCATTCCCAATGGATGGGGAACCTACGGCGTTGTCGGCGCCGCGGCGTCAATCTTCTTCGCTTATGTTGGGTTCGACGCCGTTTCGACGGCCGCCGAGGAAACCAAGAACCCGCAGCGCAACGTGCCTATCGGCCTCATTGCTTCGCTTGGTATCTGCACAATCTTCTATCTGCTGGTCGCAGCGGGAGCGATTGGCGCGATCGGCGCGCAGCCGGTCCGCGATGCGCTTGGCCATCCGTTCCCGCCGGGCAGCATCGAACTCACCAATCAGTGCAATGCAATCGTCGCTGGCGGCGCTGAGCAGCCGCTCGTCTGTTCGCGCGAAGCGCTGGCCCATGTCCTTCGCAGCGTCGGCTATCAGCGACTTGGCGACATGATGGGTGTTGCCGCGTTCATTGCGCTGCCCTCCGTCGTGCTGATGATGATGTTCGGCCAGACCCGGATCTTCTTCGTCATGGCTCGCGACGGCCTGCTTCCGGAGAAGCTTGCCTCCGTTCACCCGCGCTTTCGGACCCCGCACGTGGTGACAGCGGTCACCGGCGTCGGCGTGATGCTGGCGGCGGCCTTCCTTCCGGTCGGCAAGCTGGCGGACTATTCCAACTCCGGCACGCTGTTCGCCTTCATGATGGTGGCGATCTCGGTGCTCGTGCTTCGTCGGACCGATCCGAACCGCAGACGTCCGTTCCGCACGCCGGCGGTAGGGATCATCGCTCCGATCGCCATCATCGGCTGCATCGCGCTTTACATCATGCTGCCGCCGATCGCGATCGCGGTACTTCCCGTGTGGGGTGTCGTCGGCCTGCTGATCTACTTCGGCTACTCGCGCAGCCGCAGCCATGTCGGTCGCGGGATCACCGAGGTTCCGGAGCTTTCGCCGGACGCACCGCCCTCGGTCGGCGTCGCGCCGCTACCGGGCGCCCCGGCGCCGGGCAGCCCCGAAGAACGCGGCTAGCGCTAAGCGGTCAGCTCACCGGCTAGCGCCCTGAGGTCCGCCTCGGGGCGCGCGCCATAATGCTGAATGACTTCGGCCGCGCAGATCGCGCCCAATCGGAGCGACTCTTCGAGCGACTTTCCGCGCGCCTGTCCAAACAGGAAGCCGGCAGCGAACAAGTCGCCTGCACCGGTTGTGTCGACCAGTTCCTTGATCGGTTCAGCTGGAACGTCGGCTCGCTCATTTCCACGCACGGCTAGCGCGCCGTCTTCGCTCCGCGTGACCACGAGGGTCCCAACCTTCGGCGCGATCGCCGCAACAGCGCTTTCAAGGTGCGGGATGCCGGCGAGCGCCTCAACCTCGGCCTGATTTGCGAACAGGATGTCGATGCGGCCGCCATCGAGCAGCTCATTGAAGCCGTCGCGGTGGCGGTCGACGCAGAAGGTGTCGGACAAAGTGAAGGCGACCTTGCGTTCAGCCTCGCGCGCGACCTCGATGGCGCGCACCATCGCGTAGCGCGGCGTCTCCGGATCCCACAGATAGCCTTCAAGGTAGAGAATCGCGGATGCGCGGATCTGTTCTTCGTCGAGCGCTTTCGACGGAAGGTGCTGCGCAGCGCCCAGGAAGGTGTTCATCGTACGGTGCCCGTCCGGCGTCACCAGGATCATCGAACGTGCGGTCGGTTCGCCGACGTCTGACGCTGCTGTGATGAACTCCACGCCGGTTGCCGTCAGGTCGTGCCGGTAAAACTCGCCGAGCTGGTCCGGTGCGACCTGCCCAATGAATCCGGCGCGGCCGCCAAGCGCAGCGACGCCCGCCGCCGTATTGCCTGCGGAGCCGCCGCTAACCTGATGCGCCGGGCCCATGTGGGAATAGAGGCGCTCGGCCTCTTCCGCGTCGACGAGGCGCATCGAACCTTTTACCAGTCCTTCGGTGCTGAGGAAGTCGTCGGTCGCGTTTGCGATCACGTCGACGATGGCATTGCCGATGCACAGCACATCGAGGCGGGTCTCGGGCATGGATTCTCCGGTGGAAGCGTGAAAGTGCGCCGCCTAGCGATGCGTTCACTCGCCCGCAACATTGCCTCTGCGAGGCTACGCGGGCATCGTCCCTTTATGCGCCGCTTTGTCCCCTTCCTTGCGCTTTCGCTCGCCGCCTGCATGGCGCGGCAGCCGGAGGCGCAGCCCCAGGTCGCCCAACCTGCTCCTCAACCGGAAGCAAGGTCGCGACAACTGTTAGGTCTCACGCCGCAGGAAGTGGTCGGTCACTTGGGACACCCGTCGTTGCAGGTGCGCGAGGGAAACAGCCTCAAGCTGCAATTCAGCAATCGCCGCTGCGTGCTCGATGCCTATTTTTATCCGTCGACGAACGGCGCGATGCGCGTGACCTGGATCGATACGCGGACAGCGAACGGCGTGGATACCGATCAGGCGGCCTGCATCTCCGACCTCGAGACGCCGAGCTGATCGAGCGCCCAGGCGGCGGCTTCGGCGACGGCTTGGTCGGGGCTGGTCAAGTGGGCCTCAACTGCCGAGACGAGCGCCGGGTCGCCGCTGTTGCCCGCGGCGATCAGGCAGTTGCGGATCATGCGGGTCACCCCGATGCGCTTGATCGGAGAACCCGCGAACATTTCCCTGAAACTGGTGTCGTCGAGCGCGAGCAGGTCGGTGAGACGTGGCGCCGCAAGCTCGGCGCGCGGCTGGAAGGCGCGGTTCGCGGCCGCCGCGTCTGCGAAGCGGTTCCACGGGCAGACGGCAAGGCAGTCGTCGCAACCGTAGATGCGATTTCCCATCGCCGCGCGGAACTCGACCGGGATGGGCCCGTCATGCTCGATGGTCAGATAAGAGATGCAACGCCGTGCATCGATGCGGTGAGGCGCGATGAACGCCTGCGTTGGACAGGCGTCGAGACAGCGCGAACAGCTTCCGCAATGCTGGCCATGATCAGCGGCGAGGTCGGGCGCGAGCTCCAGGCTGGTGAGGATGACGCCGAGGAACGTCCAGCTGCCATGCTCGCGGCTGACGAGGTTGGTGTGCTTCCCCTGCCACCCGATGCCGGCCGCCATCGCGAGCGGCTTTTCCATCACCGGCGCCGTGTCGACGAACACCTTCAGCTCGCCGCCCGCCCGGTCGACCAGCCAGCGGGCAAGGGCCTTCAGCGCCTTCTTGACCGTCTTGTGATAGTCGCCGCCCTGCGCATAGACCGAGATGCGGCCGAGGTCCGGGTGGTCGGCGAGGGCCAGCGGGTCGGACGCCGGAGCATAGCTCATGCCGAGCGCGATCGCGGATTTCGCCTCACGCCACAGCGCGAGCGGCGAGACGCGATGATGCGCGCGCTCCTCCATCCAGCCCATGGACCCGTGATGGCCCGCCTCGATGAAGCGCTTGATATCGATGCCGGCCGCGTCCGCCGCATCGGCGCGCGCAAAGCCGCAGGCCACGAAGCCGAGCGCTTCGGCTTGCGTTCTTATTGCTTCCTCAAGGCTTTCACTCTTATCCACGGCGCGTCCCTACACCCGTGGGTTGGATTTCCGTAGGAATTTCAGTGCTTCGACAGGTCTTCAGCAACGTCGCCGCAAACGGGCTCGCCGTCGAAGCCGTCGATCTCGTAAAGGATTTCGGCGACACCCGTGCCGTCAACGGCGTCAGCCTCGCCGTGCCAACGGGCTCGATTTACGGCCTGCTGGGTCCCAACGGTGCGGGCAAGACGACGACGCTGAGAATACTGATCGGCATCATCGACCCGTCGAGCGGCATGCGACGGGTGCTGGGCCGCGAGAATCCGATCGATGCCGCGCCGGAAGTTGGATATTTGCCCGAAGAGCGCGGGCTTTATCCCTCGATGCATGCCCGGGACGCGATCGGTTTCATGGGCGCCCTTCGCGGGCTTCCGATCGCAGAGGGCCGCAAGCGTGCCGACGAATTGCTTGCTCAGCATGGTCTCGGCGAATGGGGACGGAAATCGATCCGCAGCCTGTCGAAGGGCATGGCGCAGACGGTCCAGCTTCTCGGCTCCATCGTCCACCGGCCCAAGCTGATCGTGCTCGACGAGCCCTTCTCGGGCCTGGACGCGATCAACCAGGGGCGGCTCGAGGAAATGATCCGGACCGAGGCGCGCAACGGCGCGACCGTGCTCTTCTCCACTCATGTCATTGCCCACGCCGAGCGGCTGTGTGAGCGGATTGCGATTATCGCCAAGGGCGCCGTCGCCTTTGACGGCAGCGTTGCCGAGGCGCGTGACAGACTTCGCCCGATCGTCCGGCTGCGCACGCGCGCCAGCGACGGACCGTGGCGCTCGGCCATTCCCGCGAGCGCGCGGCGTGAGGGCGATGAGTATGTGTTCGAGCTTCCCGAAGGCGGGCCGGAACCCTTGCTGAAGGCATTGATTGACGGCGGTGCCGGAATTGAGACCCTCGCGATCGAACGGCCCGGGCTGCACGATGCCTTCGTGGCCATCGCGGGCAACCAAACAGCGGCCGAGATGGGCGCGCAGGAGCGTCCCCAATGACCCGCTTGCTGCGCTCCGCCCTGGTCATCGCACGCCGCGACTTCGCGGCAACGGTGCTGTCGAAAGCCTTCATCTTCTTCCTGCTCGGGCCGGTGTTCCCGCTGCTTCTCGGCGGTGTGTTCGGTGGCATCGGCGCGCAAGTCGCCAGCCAGACCGAGCAGCCGGTGGTGGCGGTTATTTCGTCGCAAACCGATTTCCAACGATATTCGGCCTCGCGCGACCGGCTGGCGAACGCGCTGCACGACGATTCGATCGTTCGGCTGGTGCACTATGATCCGGCGGCGGACGTGGCCAGCCAGCAGAAGCAGCTTCTGACATCCCGCAAGCCGCCGATCCGTGCTGTCCTGACCGGCGGCCTCGCCAACCCTCACCTTACCGGCTCGGTCGGCGAGGATAATGCGGTCGCGCAGCTCGAGCTGATCCTGACCGACGCGCGCAACCCAGCGAGCCAGGCGACCGATATTTCTGTAACGGATACGAAGACGGCGACGGGTGCGGCGGCTAAGGATCAGGCCTTCACCGGCCAGATCGGTCAGATGCTCCTGTTTTTCCTGACCATCCTCCTGTCGGGCATGGTGATGAGCCAGCTGATCGAGGAGAAGTCGAACAAGATCATTGAGGTGATCGCGGCGGCCGTGCCGATCGACGCACTGTTCATCGGCAAGCTGTTCGCGATGCTCGCGGCATCGATTGTCGGCATTGTCGTGTGGATCAGCGCCGGGGCGCTGCTCATTCAGATGATCAGCAGCGGCGGCGTCCGCTCGCTGCCGGCGCCGGCAGTGGGCTGGCCGGGGTTCCTGGCGCTCGGCGTCGCTTATTTTGCGATGTACTATTTGCTTCTCGGCGCAGCATTCCTGACCATCGGCGCGCAGGCTTCCACGGCGCGCGAGGTGCAGACATTGTCGATGCCTGTGACATTCGCGCAGGTGCTGATTTTCGGCTTCGCGGCGACGACCGTCGGGCGGCCCGATTCCGCCGAGGCGATAGCCGCCACGATCTTCCCGTTGTCATCGCCGATGGCGATGCTGGCGCGTGCGGCGCAGGAGCCGGCCTGGTGGCCGCATATCGCTGCGATCGTCTGGCAGGGCATTTGGGTCGCCGTGATCCTGCGCATTGGATCGCGCCTGTTTCGCAAGACCGTCCTTAAATCCGGTCCGCGCGCCAAATGGTGGAAGCTTAGGCGCGCCTAGCTCAGCGCAGCTTTTGCTTCGCTGGTAAGCCACTCCTGCATCGCCATGTAAGGGAACGGGCCGTGACTGACCCGAGCGATGCCTGCATTCGCCCAATCGGCCCGGCTCGGGCCGCCCGGCAAGTGCATCGCGTTCACGGGTATCGGGACTGCGCGGCTGATCCGCTCGACCAGCTGCAGATTTGCCAGCGCAGGGATGAAATATCCGTTGGCGCCCGCGTCGGCGTAAGCCTTCCCGCGCTCGATCGCTTGCTCGACCAGCGCATCGTCGTGCGCATCTGCCTTTACCTTGAGGAATAGGTCCGTGCGCGCATTGATGAAGAAGCTTACGCCAACGCCGTCGCGAAGCGACCGGATGCGCGTCGCTTGGTCACCGGTGTCGTGGATACGGTCGGTGCCGACGACCTGATCTTCGAAATTGCATCCAATCGCACCAGTCTCGACGAGCCGACGCCCGTTGGCTGCCAGGCCGCCTGGGTCTTCTGAATAGCCGCCCTCGAAATCGATCGTCACGGGCAGGTCGACAGCTTTGACAATGCGCGCCGCATTCACGAGCGCCTCGTCGAGCGGAACCTCCTGTCCGTCCCCGAAGCCATTCGCCATCGCAACCGAGGCGCTGCCGCTGGCGACTGCTTTCGCGCCGGATTTCGCGACGGCCTCGGCGCTGCCGGCATCCCAGGCGTTGAACAGCACCAGCGGATCGCCGGCGACGTGAAGCTTCGCGAGGGTCTCGAATTTGCTCATGGCGGCCCCCTTGTTTGGTTGGACCAGAACCATGCGACAGTCGGGCCGCAAGCGCCTCTAGAATCTTGCGCTCAACACATCAGCTCAGCTTATGGCTGCCTGAGCCATCTCGGTCAGCTTGGCCATCAGCGCGCGGTGCGGGAAGGGGCCATGGCTGATGCGGGAGACGCCGGCATCCGCCCACACCTTCTTATCCGGCGCGCCTGGGAAGGCGATCACGTTCAGCGGTAGCGGAACTTCACGCACGATCCGTTCGATTTGCGCCGGATCGGCCAGGCGCGGGACGAAGAAGCCGCTCGCGCCGGCGTCGGCGAAGGCCTTGCCGCGCTCGACGACCTGATCGACCAGCGCATCGTCATAGGTCTGCGTCTTCAGGAACAGATCGGTGCGCGCGTTGATGAAGAAGCGATCGCCGACCGCGTCGCGGATCGCCCGGATGCGCTGAACCTGCCGATCGAGCGGGTGAAGTCCCTCGCCACCGATGACCTGGTCTTCGAAGTTGCAGCCGACCGCACCCGTCTCTGCGAGCCGCGCAACGTTCGCGCCGCCCTCCGCGGGATCTACCGCATACCCGCTCTCGAAGTCGACGGTGAGCGGGAGGTCTACCGCATCGGCGATGCGCCGGGCGTTGGCGAAGGCAAAGTCGAGCGGCACCTGCTGCCCGTCCGGCCAGCCGTTGGCGTCGGCGACCGGGTGACTTCCAGTCGCGAGCGCCTTCGCACCCGCGGCGACCACGGCAAGCGCGCTGCCGACGTCCCAGATGTTGTAGAGCACGACCGGATTACCCGGCACGTGCAACGCGGCGAAGGTTTCGAACGAGCCGGCCATCAGATGCGGCTCGGATAGGTCGGGTGGATGTCCACCGGTATGTGCGTCATTTGCGATGTAACCTGCTTGGCCTCCGCGTCCATCACCGCCCACTTCGCCAGGAACGCCTTGGTCCCGTTATAGTCGCCGGTCACCTGCAACCTGACGATGTCTCCGACCAGGCTGCGAATGCCGGCGTCTAGCTTCGCCGCGTCGATGCGGAACCGCTTGGCGTTGGCGTCCCACACGATCCCGCCCTTGTCGCGTAGGTAGCGGTATTGCATCGCAGCGCCGCGGCCGTGTGCGTCGGTGTCGCCAAAGCGCATCGCCCGGAACAGGCCGGCGACATAAGTGGCGCGGATCTGCGGGCGTTCGGCGGCGGGGATCACGCCTTTGTCCATCATGAACATGACGTTGTAGGCGCCCATGACGTCGGCTTTCGCTTCTTCGAAGCCGCTGCCGACGTCCTTCAGCTCCTTGTCCACCGTGGTCTGGCGGCCGTTCACGACGATCGAGCCCGGCCCGAGGCTGTGGCTCAGTTCATGGAACAGGGTCTCAAGATACATGTAGCGCTTGTTGACATTGGCGGCGTCGGCAGGGACCAAAGTCAGCGTCGCCATCGGCTGCAGGATGCGCTCGTACTTTGCGTCCAGGACGTTGCGCAGGATGACCTTCTTCGCGCCCTTCGCCTCTCGCACACGCTCGTCGTTGGGAAGGTTGAACGCCACGGTCTGGATGCCGTGATTGGCGTCGCCGCCCGAATGGATTTCGTC
This portion of the Sphingomonas limnosediminicola genome encodes:
- a CDS encoding amino acid permease codes for the protein MATAAERGGLLGRVKSLDAILATAEKKGLHRSLGAFQLTLLGIGAVIGTGIFVLTAEAAQKAGPAMMISFVIAGVVCAVAALCYSELASMVPVAGSAYTYTYAVMGELFAWMVGWALILEYAIGASAVAVGWSGYFVGLMKSWGIIIPPALAAGPFGGGVFNLPAAVIAGLVTVLLIVGTKESARFNAVLVLVKVTALTIFCILTLPILKGEHFTPFIPNGWGTYGVVGAAASIFFAYVGFDAVSTAAEETKNPQRNVPIGLIASLGICTIFYLLVAAGAIGAIGAQPVRDALGHPFPPGSIELTNQCNAIVAGGAEQPLVCSREALAHVLRSVGYQRLGDMMGVAAFIALPSVVLMMMFGQTRIFFVMARDGLLPEKLASVHPRFRTPHVVTAVTGVGVMLAAAFLPVGKLADYSNSGTLFAFMMVAISVLVLRRTDPNRRRPFRTPAVGIIAPIAIIGCIALYIMLPPIAIAVLPVWGVVGLLIYFGYSRSRSHVGRGITEVPELSPDAPPSVGVAPLPGAPAPGSPEERG
- a CDS encoding adenosine kinase; amino-acid sequence: MPETRLDVLCIGNAIVDVIANATDDFLSTEGLVKGSMRLVDAEEAERLYSHMGPAHQVSGGSAGNTAAGVAALGGRAGFIGQVAPDQLGEFYRHDLTATGVEFITAASDVGEPTARSMILVTPDGHRTMNTFLGAAQHLPSKALDEEQIRASAILYLEGYLWDPETPRYAMVRAIEVAREAERKVAFTLSDTFCVDRHRDGFNELLDGGRIDILFANQAEVEALAGIPHLESAVAAIAPKVGTLVVTRSEDGALAVRGNERADVPAEPIKELVDTTGAGDLFAAGFLFGQARGKSLEESLRLGAICAAEVIQHYGARPEADLRALAGELTA
- the queG gene encoding tRNA epoxyqueuosine(34) reductase QueG yields the protein MDKSESLEEAIRTQAEALGFVACGFARADAADAAGIDIKRFIEAGHHGSMGWMEERAHHRVSPLALWREAKSAIALGMSYAPASDPLALADHPDLGRISVYAQGGDYHKTVKKALKALARWLVDRAGGELKVFVDTAPVMEKPLAMAAGIGWQGKHTNLVSREHGSWTFLGVILTSLELAPDLAADHGQHCGSCSRCLDACPTQAFIAPHRIDARRCISYLTIEHDGPIPVEFRAAMGNRIYGCDDCLAVCPWNRFADAAAANRAFQPRAELAAPRLTDLLALDDTSFREMFAGSPIKRIGVTRMIRNCLIAAGNSGDPALVSAVEAHLTSPDQAVAEAAAWALDQLGVSRSEMQAA
- a CDS encoding ABC transporter ATP-binding protein, whose protein sequence is MLRQVFSNVAANGLAVEAVDLVKDFGDTRAVNGVSLAVPTGSIYGLLGPNGAGKTTTLRILIGIIDPSSGMRRVLGRENPIDAAPEVGYLPEERGLYPSMHARDAIGFMGALRGLPIAEGRKRADELLAQHGLGEWGRKSIRSLSKGMAQTVQLLGSIVHRPKLIVLDEPFSGLDAINQGRLEEMIRTEARNGATVLFSTHVIAHAERLCERIAIIAKGAVAFDGSVAEARDRLRPIVRLRTRASDGPWRSAIPASARREGDEYVFELPEGGPEPLLKALIDGGAGIETLAIERPGLHDAFVAIAGNQTAAEMGAQERPQ
- a CDS encoding ABC transporter permease yields the protein MTRLLRSALVIARRDFAATVLSKAFIFFLLGPVFPLLLGGVFGGIGAQVASQTEQPVVAVISSQTDFQRYSASRDRLANALHDDSIVRLVHYDPAADVASQQKQLLTSRKPPIRAVLTGGLANPHLTGSVGEDNAVAQLELILTDARNPASQATDISVTDTKTATGAAAKDQAFTGQIGQMLLFFLTILLSGMVMSQLIEEKSNKIIEVIAAAVPIDALFIGKLFAMLAASIVGIVVWISAGALLIQMISSGGVRSLPAPAVGWPGFLALGVAYFAMYYLLLGAAFLTIGAQASTAREVQTLSMPVTFAQVLIFGFAATTVGRPDSAEAIAATIFPLSSPMAMLARAAQEPAWWPHIAAIVWQGIWVAVILRIGSRLFRKTVLKSGPRAKWWKLRRA
- a CDS encoding isocitrate lyase/phosphoenolpyruvate mutase family protein, whose translation is MSKFETLAKLHVAGDPLVLFNAWDAGSAEAVAKSGAKAVASGSASVAMANGFGDGQEVPLDEALVNAARIVKAVDLPVTIDFEGGYSEDPGGLAANGRRLVETGAIGCNFEDQVVGTDRIHDTGDQATRIRSLRDGVGVSFFINARTDLFLKVKADAHDDALVEQAIERGKAYADAGANGYFIPALANLQLVERISRAVPIPVNAMHLPGGPSRADWANAGIARVSHGPFPYMAMQEWLTSEAKAALS
- a CDS encoding isocitrate lyase/phosphoenolpyruvate mutase family protein — its product is MAGSFETFAALHVPGNPVVLYNIWDVGSALAVVAAGAKALATGSHPVADANGWPDGQQVPLDFAFANARRIADAVDLPLTVDFESGYAVDPAEGGANVARLAETGAVGCNFEDQVIGGEGLHPLDRQVQRIRAIRDAVGDRFFINARTDLFLKTQTYDDALVDQVVERGKAFADAGASGFFVPRLADPAQIERIVREVPLPLNVIAFPGAPDKKVWADAGVSRISHGPFPHRALMAKLTEMAQAAIS